A genomic region of Lagopus muta isolate bLagMut1 chromosome 19, bLagMut1 primary, whole genome shotgun sequence contains the following coding sequences:
- the STPG3 gene encoding protein STPG3 codes for MDAARCSGKKPWWPSAEPAIRRMEFKHGADPTCTICSPQLTGAMYPHFIRQQRTSLDILRNRRHIETPGPGAYDVDMGYQACLPSSPSITIQGVRRPKRHETGPFATL; via the exons ATGG ATGCGGCACGCTGCAGTGGAAAGAAACCGTGGTGGCCGAGCGCAGAGCCAGCGATCAGGAGGATGGAGTTCAAACACGGAGCTGAT CCCACATGCACTatctgcagccctcagctcacCGGAGCGATGTACCCACATTTCATCAGGCAGCAGCGGACCAGCCTGGATATTCTCAGAAACCGCAGACACATCG aaacACCAGGACCTGGAGCATATGATGTAGACATGGGCTATCAAGCTTGCTTACCCAGCTCCCCCAGCATCACCATCCAAGGAGTCAGGAGGCCAAAGAGACACGAAACCGGACCCTTTGCAACGCTCTGA